One part of the Bacillus sp. FJAT-27916 genome encodes these proteins:
- a CDS encoding DUF896 domain-containing protein, producing the protein MLPKSKINRINELSKKAKEGSLTTEEAKEQSLLRAEYLEAFRASMRKTIEGVTIIDPEGNDVTPEKVKQIRNKRLH; encoded by the coding sequence ATGCTGCCAAAAAGCAAAATTAATCGAATTAATGAATTATCCAAGAAGGCGAAGGAAGGCAGCCTTACAACAGAGGAAGCGAAGGAACAATCCTTGCTGCGCGCTGAATATTTAGAGGCTTTCCGTGCTTCCATGAGAAAGACAATTGAGGGAGTAACCATCATTGACCCAGAAGGAAATGACGTGACACCGGAAAAGGTTAAGCAAATTCGCAATAAAAGACTTCATTAA